The bacterium genome window below encodes:
- a CDS encoding glycosyltransferase, with translation MMEKDGEQEGLYILMMSIHGLVRARDIELGRDADTGGQITYVIEMAKALAVDPRVARVDLLTRRIEGPGIDTNYADLVETITDKAQIIRIPCGPRRYLHKENLWPYMDEFVHHALCHVRMVGRPPDVVHGHYADAGYAGSQLARELRVPFVFTGHSLGRVKKQRLLAKGLDEEALERRYKFKRRFQAEEEALTAASLIVTSTTQEMTDQYSSYD, from the coding sequence GTGATGGAAAAGGATGGCGAGCAGGAGGGACTTTACATCCTGATGATGAGCATCCACGGGCTGGTCCGGGCCAGGGACATCGAGCTCGGACGGGATGCGGACACCGGCGGACAGATCACCTACGTGATCGAGATGGCCAAGGCCCTGGCCGTCGATCCCCGCGTCGCGCGGGTCGATCTGCTGACGCGTCGTATCGAGGGCCCGGGCATCGACACGAACTACGCGGATCTCGTGGAGACCATCACCGACAAGGCGCAGATCATCCGCATCCCCTGCGGACCGCGCCGCTATCTCCACAAGGAGAACCTCTGGCCCTACATGGACGAGTTCGTCCACCACGCCCTGTGCCACGTGCGCATGGTCGGCCGTCCGCCCGACGTGGTCCACGGTCACTATGCCGACGCGGGCTACGCCGGCTCCCAGCTGGCGCGCGAGCTGCGCGTGCCCTTCGTCTTCACGGGCCATTCCCTGGGCCGGGTCAAGAAGCAGCGGTTGCTGGCCAAGGGCCTCGACGAGGAAGCCCTCGAGAGGCGCTACAAGTTCAAGCGCCGCTTCCAGGCCGAGGAGGAGGCCCTGACCGCGGCGTCGCTCATCGTCACCAGCACGACCCAGGAGATGACAGACCAGTACAGCTCCTACGACAA